In Episyrphus balteatus chromosome 4, idEpiBalt1.1, whole genome shotgun sequence, the sequence gttaaaaaaaaatttaattttaatttaaaaaaacaatacggcaacatcggaaatttttaatctatagactttaaagtatttttaattacctacgtttgaaaaaaaaaaaaatcgtcaaaatcagagctgttcggccgggttccctaataattttctttagttactctactatttaaattaaaaatttttgtatttataaaaaattataaaataaaatatatttttttttatacaagaaatcaaatggcaaaCCTATCTCATTTTGTGgtcaaaatcttttaaaacgGTGCGTGGTTAAGTAGGttcctaattaaaaaaacagaTATTTCTAACATTtattatgaaattccttaaaaaaatcaaattataatagTTGTTCccttatttttttcgaaataccCTTTTGCcatatttattttgattaaggtTACCATTATGTGTACaccaattttcttaaaattattttactattttttgtcAGTTAAGAGCTCTTGTttaacgatttaaacatttttttgtttggccaGTCTAAATTATATAGTTATGAagcattttttgttctttatagggttgccacatagttGTTTCCATTTTAAAAGTGTCAATCCTCCTATAAGTTAAAGTAGCTTGTCGGTCGGTTACCTCTGTGAATTTTGGAATAGATTTAATATTGGAAACACGCAACATTATTTCATTACTGATACAAACTTAAGTCTCTTGATcaaaatccaaaacaaaaactggcgaattatttttttcaaaaacaaaaatctaccaACAATATCCGCCTAATAATCCTTTCTAACAGAGATGAACCCGTTCAAAATTCTAGTAGTCCATCTATCAATAAGCTCTTTTACAGCCAAAACTATTATTTGATCGGTCGGATGTCGGATCAAAAACCATCTTAAGTCTTTTACTAAAAACTCCAATTGCCATTGTGCTTACATTCATGTTGATAAATATATCTACTTGTTTTTGCGCCACAAATTTGATCAGCACCCACGTTGTTTGGCGCTAAAATGTTTAAGACCAATTAACCGGGAATCAAAAAAGAGACAGAACAAAAATAACCATCTTAACATGTTAATTCTATTAAAAGAAATACCAGTTTTCCGTATTTCATGCATGTATGTAAATTAAGAAACCCAAATATGAATTTCATATGTTTCTCATCTGCCTGTGtccattaatgaaaaaaaaaaaaataaataaagtatagCATTTTTGCGGCGGATTGCTTTTAAtctaagttttttatttttataattcggGAAGAGATAATCGTGTAGGTGTTACTGAGTATTATGAACTTTAAAGAGGCGTTTCCACACAGTATCAGATTCAAACAGAGTAATGGAAACAGAAATagttaaacataaaaataattaatgatAATAACCGTGGAAACAAATTATTGCAAGAACGCATTTGACTTCTTAAAAATtcttgcaattttgttttcaaaaaaagttggcaaGCGAATTTAAGCAGTAGGTAGACTTGTTTTCCTACCCAAAGAACTAAATTAAATCAATCTTGTTTTTATGAGCTATTGCAATACAACATCATTAGAAGTTCCTTTAACCAAGTCTTTTAGGTCTAAGATCAATGATCAATGTTggtattaagcaaaaaaatcatttgcaataaatatttttaagctctataaaatttaaattaattttatttaattaatatttggtCATTATATTCAGGCAAACTAGAAAATGAAATATgcgattttaataaaatgctacaattatattactttttaaaattttagcacTGCACGAAGCTAAATGAATTTAGATTAAGTTTCTTTTCCCAGGCATTTTGCCtcatcatttaaataaaaaagttccacagcatttttcttaaagttcttattttcttttctcagCATCATTGAAGGGCCTTGGTGACAAAACCGCCAATTTGTTCAGCAAGAAGAAGGAAGAAGCTGCTCATTTGGCTGAAGAGAAGGCACAGGCTGCAGCAAAATTAGCTGAAGATCAAGCATCGAAAGTTGGATCAGCTATTTCATCAGCTGGATCTGAAGTTGGAAATTTTGCATCATCAACTGGTAATgtctaaaatatgaaaaaagctagttagacatttttgaaaataatttgttgttCCATTTTTTAGCAAGTGAAGCTGAAAAGGCTGTTGGCAGCGGAGTTCAGACAGCTAATGCTGCTGTTGAAGGAACCGTCCAGACTGTTGGTAATGTTGCTGGAAACACAAAAAGTGCTGCAGCTAATATTGCTGATGTTTCTTCAAAGGtattagaaaaattataataattgtaaAGATTTGATTGTAATGTGAGTTATATTTCTATTTAAGGCCGCAGCTAATGCTGTAGATCAGACCAAAAAAGCCGCAAATGAAGCTATCAACAAGAGTGTTAAGGCTGGTGAACAAGTGATCGACGCTGCTGAAAAGAAAGTCGATGAAGCAGTCAAAACAGCCAGCAGCACAGTGGATCAAAAAATGAACGAAGCTAATCAATTTGCCGACCAAAAGCGTGAAGGACtcgaaaaggtttttttttcttatattttattttgaatgaggTTTTAATAgtgtttattcaattttcagGCAATCCACGATACAACAGCCAAAGTAACTGACTCAGCTGGAAACGCCACAGCAAATCTGATGGGCAAGCTTAACTTGGGAAATTAAACCCAAACAAAGAAGCTGATTTtagaattaatttgttttaatttttaagaataaaaacgaaaaaagaataagaaaatgaaaactgttttgcaaaaaaaaaaactaaaattctgtCCCTAagagagaaaaatataattaaaaaaaaaaaaataaaacgcttAAGTCACTGTCCAAGAAGTTATGATGTCCTTATCGATGTGGAATGATATATAAAGTGCCAGTTGCAAGCTAGAGATGGCttcaaaggatttttttaaatgggaaTTTAATATTGCACAAAAAGATATATTTactctttaaataaaatatacaaaaacaaaagaaaaaatacttgaCTTTTAGCTAgaacaaaatattgaaattattacTCAACTCATACATAGAAcaggaaaaatatattttgttaaaataaagatttttagaGAATAACAAAGCTTTCTTCaaagaatttcattaaatttagatcgttttgcagaaaaatagtaatttagatttttatatatttttatatcaatttttctactgtagaaaaaaatattcgcaATAACACcataaaaaatgaataaaaatcgCAAAGGAAAATTATATTAACTTTAAGTGTGTTTTAACAGGGAATgacagtcttttttttttttttttgtataccaaGTCAATTAAGAGAAACtacattaaatataataataaagctTGTAACAATTTGCACAATAGTTGCTAAATGACTtttcgtttttataaaatttcatatgtttatatttttattatttaaatttaagttgtaaAATTcgcgagagaaaaaaaagtttaagcaaaaaaatgtgaaattctaGTTTAAAActtattgtaaaataaaaataaaattttatggaaatatgttcttgtgttttttttttttttaatccttcatgaaaaaaacatacaggaaaatataaaaaagtcaaagagttatctattttaaaattcaaacttaaaaatcgGTGTGACATCGTTTACACCGTTTCATATCAGGATTATAATATCCATAACATAGAAACAGCTgctattaaatattttgaaattgtgTTGCTTGTTTTGTCTGCCATTTAAGATCCAGTTGTTCTAATTATTAATTAACCGAATCGAAATTAATGACTTAGCACCAGTGTTACtgttaaaaatatacaaaaagtgTCAAAATAAGGGGCCCGAGGCAGTAAAGGGGCCAACCATAACATTCCGTAAAGTATATAAAcatcaccaaaaatatttcataaatatttttaaataaaataagttaataaaaaaaaaacaaacaaacaaaatattataattctTGACAAATTTAATGCATATCAATGCATTTGcacattattgtttttttaattatacttACTTCTTCCGATATTTGTACACTAGTTTGGACTTTAGTAGGTATCCAGTTTTCAAGATCTTCTCTTGGTCTTATTAAATTAAGGACTAACATCATTGAATTGCAAGTTTTTACATTCaatctatttttacttgctctatagggcaagtattggtttcgtattATTGTACACATTTCGATATCCTAAacgcgtggatggattttcttacagatgatttttatagaattctgaaagttgttttttttttacaaatttataaatttttcaagttatgtatagtaaataattaaaaaacggctctaaagattctAATTAAACATTGCacacgtaatattcaaagcaatatcagtaaaactgcatttttagtttttctcaaaaagtcaaataacaaaaaaaaaattttcatttaacaaaattatgcCCTAAATGTCGAATTTTCCCCAACATCaagaaaatttcattaaaattaatacaaaggcagctcttaaaatctgcAAGTGAACTAACAtataaactgcaagagcaagtacgtcgtgcattttatttagtttattttctatcaatgtaagtttaaaaaatacagttCCAGCTGAGGCAATGCTAATGGGACAAGGTAAAAAATATTCGCCACACATTTATAGGTATATGTAAGTTTTCAAACTAAGTTCATCCAAACTATTTTTACATACCCCGAGAGCATGCCAAAATTCTTCTACGTCCTGAAGTTCAAAAGTTGTTTAAGAAACCTTGTCTGCAGACCTAGTTAGTTATTAAGGAATATAAACAGCTTGAGGAGTTTATATTCCTCAATACCTTTCCTAGAATTCCATCCTATTAAATTCTGAAATCAGAAACCAGATCTACTtaattgaaatcaatttttctttgttttatgtatatttccaggatgaaaaaattgtagctttaaataaaaagggACCATTATGGCataattagtttttcgatttttgttttcattttaaggTACATACGTACATTAATAGcacgggcggccactgcagaaacgctcaactcattgAGCTAAaggaaatttcaaatgggagGTGAAAgcgggctattagtagttacgaaaaccacaggtcttcctaccgcatcctggcacgattggcgtggtaaagtgcattgtgcatctaatagagttaaaagacgatattggtgtcaaattaaccctctaccgcatactaacccatatatggtttatcgacttcatatcgatttattcccgttatattgcaccaaatgtcaaaaagaaaaaacttgaataaaactatgtctatttttttataattaaccggtttttattatcagtaagagagtcgtgattctgaaataaactcattgtttcaagagcatgtctaaagtgaaaatcagtgaataaaagtgtaaactttttaagtgtttttttataataaataagtaagttgcatccaattaaaaataagtttcgtatgaatttattatactttaatatgtttacgaagtttgttttttgttttttttaataatttttgtcttttttttgcgttttttccaaaacaccatatatgggtcatcatgcgttggcgacttacattactgatttttttgggaatttttttttttttgtaaaatgaattcgaagactttctatggaaaaaataagtcTGATAAtgctaaaactggtgatggctttcgaagtaatgacgatctagcttcagattctgaccctttttaacatcaaacaagccatctccgagcatttttgcaaatctgtaacacctacaatgtcacgaaaaaggggatgcccttcagctttggcaggtgatcaaagcagagatggaacaaaacaaagctgagggagttatatacaagtcacggaagtccagccccatctaatcccgaaatttcaattcactcacaacaaccaagggcaaaagccGTTGAATTCAATGCTAACTGAAAACATggaccatatccctgaatgaataaattccatgaataaggaaaatccaatgtaataaaaacatactttacaaaacataccttgaatgcatactaaaccatatatgggttattaattgtttgctggaaatcgacttgctgcatactaacccatatatggtttatgtttctaaaaatttatatatatgtaaaaaaataaaaaaaattatgtaataccttttttcaacccctaataaacctaaaaagttgttaaaaaaatttttatttcatttcgttcataattcatgcagtagagggttaaaggtgatattgtcacttatcaaaattcagaggtccggtgaaagtctggcagttttgtcatgtagcccgttttaaggttagaagctcTAAAAAGGAGGTTTTGACTAAAGTCCTGTTTTTGGTGGTGTTCGTGGACGATTTAAGAAGTTTTTTCAAAGGTTAAACTGAGCACTTTCATgacataaaagttttttaagccATTTGTTGAAATAGAATTccaccgcaccaccgctgcatcACGTCCGCCAcactttttgaccgccgcacctaCGCTGCACCACGTCGTCCGCACTATTATTATGAGAAATTTTTATTGCGGCACACCACCCGCTGAACCAGGTCCGCACCATgatctaaaatttttaaaccaccgcaccaccgctgcaccacgtccggacagttttaaaaatttctaaaccgccgcCGCAGCACCACCGCaccgtttcattttgaaaaaattataaaaaaaattagctgtACCGCCgctgcaccacgactgcaccacgttcgcaccatttcattttgaatcaaaaaattctattctcgtacttatacaaatgtttatgtcgtcttcaaagttattttgacttaagtaaAAAATTGCCAGTTCGTAAAAACATGACTTGGTATTCTAGTGGTTAAaacgttggacttctaattgaaagtgctctgaATACTCGGGTTCGAATGTCCTTTTCGTCggtagcttttttttatttttccataatccaaaattattaatcatggtgcggcgaatttttaatacaaaatgaaatggtgtggaggcagacgtggtgcagtcgtggtgctcCGAAATTTCCCGCAAAACAGCGGTGGTGCaactgaatcgtttatttcagaaacagcataagtccactttttccaaaaatttttttttggaaatttctcatttatgtatagttattcatcttctgaaaaaaaaattaagtatgtcagaccccccaaaatacgaaaactgaaaaaaaagggctaaaaatatatggaaaattttcacccggtgacaacatttttgactgttaaatacatgactttttaccagttttaaattattttggcagcaatcttgacacgcacccccttttgttatatatctataaaaaggtaaagaattactctatctatatctattaaattcattaaaattgtactcaggattcaaaagttatagccagatttctggtggtggcagcatttttagcccttgaataatatgacattctatcagttttaaatttttttggcaaacatcatgacacgcaagcctttaagttatacatctataaaaaggtaaagatttactctatctactgctatttaatttattaaaatcgaaagtagggttcaaaagctatagctaaataaaaacaaaagttttaccacaaaaatttcgtttatttcagaaacgacataagtccaccgactttaaaggcttaaaaacccacaaagacctaaaaaaaagtttatattttaaatttttctaaatgcatcttaggctagattataactcggcatactctaaatttagtgttgtggaattttaagtaaaaaacagttttttgttgctcctgaaaagtttatgctcatggacttatgtcgtttctgaaataaacgattcaactgtggtgcggcggtcaaggtttttttctttaaaaattcaatttctatttttactcgggaattCTACGGCCCCTGaattaaatttagaattttataaatatattgtgttcgtctgaattttttttacttctttttttgcAACTCCATGATTGGGTTAAACCAGAGATACACATACAGAGGTATCTCTGGGTTAAACTGTTTCTCTTTCAAGATGttaacatataaaaaatatcttCTCAAGAAACAAATGAATAGAATTACCTGTTTAATGGTGTAGAAACGATGAAGGAAAATTGAATTCAGGGAATGTCGGCCGATGCATCCTGCGCAGAGAGCGGACATGgaaattcattttaaatgatATTACCCCAGTGGGTAGAGCACCGGATAGTGTTGATATTGATATCGTCGTTCCTGTATAATGAAAACGAAAGAATTAACGTCCGGTATATctcattttgagtttttttttcatatcgatTGGGAACaagtttgaaatataaaaaaatataaaaggaaGGTTAATATTCAAAGACAATGAATCACGTTTAGATCTTTTTAGCTTGACTTTATTATACGATTTCGTCGAATATAGTAAAGAACAAATTCTGGAGACtgaaaacaacaaatatgtaaCGAAAAACTATATCTTGTCCTACTACAGTATCGTACAAACTTTTCGCAACTTCTTCTGATAAAGTTGTTGTGttgaaatgttaaattttattatcttGCATCGAATTGAAACGCCCTTTCCTCTCGAAATAAGACCGCACTCCTTTTTTCCTTAAAGGACAGGACACAAACTAACTTGTTGTGAAAGCGGTAGATTTAATTTTCCTGTACAAACATAGTTGCAAACATATAATGCATGAAGAAGCACTTGAATAGGTGAAAGGAGAAGGATTCAAGTATAAAGTTTAACCGAAACCCAACAGCCATAAAAATAAGTTCAAGCGCACACGTTGTTCCATTGTTTGCTATACTTTCCGTGGGATGATTCTGTTTTTGACTTGGACTCCGACAACGCCAACGAAGCAGTCCCCAGTCCCAACGGAAGATGCAATCATGGAGAAATCCAATCGGCATAAATCACTCGGAATAGAATGAATAAAATGAACGAGAAAATGTTTTAGAATGCGTTTTTTGTGACTGCAAACTATCAAACTATGGCTGCTCAGAAACGGGGAATGCAGAATAGTGTATCCATATCTACACCGAGCCATTTAAATTGAGTTTTaggtttcgaaaaaaaaaaaaaataaacgaaatcaAAGTTTGTGGATAATGTTTTTCACATCAACGAGCGTATATTGGTAAAagataaagtttttgaattAGATATTGAAATGAAACCAACGTGAAGgtgaatgagtttttttttttggctttcatgAAATTAGTTGCTGCAACTATGGCGACAAAGTTGATAGATGAGATATAATATgaataataaaatagaaatatatgaacaaaattaattaaaacataaCCTTTTCAAGACATTTCTCTAATAACATATGTATTTAGTGCTGAGagtcaaaaatgttgatttaaCTTAAATAATACTGTATTAAATCAGTTTGTCAAATTGTAATGAGTTGATTAGAAAGTTGAATGACCTGGTCAGGCTAGGATTACCAGATATATTTTGAGGAAACTAGTGATCGAGATGGCAAgtcccggactttcccggaaAAATAAGCAcgttattttaataatattattaaaaaagaacaatttttttggtggtcaGAGAATTCACTGAGCAATACGGAAATTTTGGAGTT encodes:
- the LOC129920144 gene encoding protein DR_1172 isoform X1 — translated: MFSSFTASLKGLGDKTANLFSKKKEEAAHLAEEKAQAAAKLAEDQASKVGSAISSAGSEVGNFASSTASEAEKAVGSGVQTANAAVEGTVQTVGNVAGNTKSAAANIADVSSKAAANAVDQTKKAANEAINKSVKAGEQVIDAAEKKVDEAVKTASSTVDQKMNEANQFADQKREGLEKAIHDTTAKVTDSAGNATANLMGKLNLGN
- the LOC129920144 gene encoding protein DR_1172 isoform X2, with translation MDSLTSSLKGLGDKTANLFSKKKEEAAHLAEEKAQAAAKLAEDQASKVGSAISSAGSEVGNFASSTASEAEKAVGSGVQTANAAVEGTVQTVGNVAGNTKSAAANIADVSSKAAANAVDQTKKAANEAINKSVKAGEQVIDAAEKKVDEAVKTASSTVDQKMNEANQFADQKREGLEKAIHDTTAKVTDSAGNATANLMGKLNLGN